A single genomic interval of Musa acuminata AAA Group cultivar baxijiao chromosome BXJ3-4, Cavendish_Baxijiao_AAA, whole genome shotgun sequence harbors:
- the LOC103987846 gene encoding probable beta-D-xylosidase 6, with protein sequence MRLHQPLQWILLFFFLLAASFDPLATSLSSDDAQLPKVPCESPYYSSFPFCNTSLPVAVRARNLVSLLTLPEKIQQLSNTAGAVPRLGLPTFEWWSESLHGIAVNGPGVAFNGSVRAATEFPQVILTAAAFNRTLWRAVARAIAVEARAMYNVGQAGLTYWAPNINIFRDPRWGRGQETPGEDPLVASEYAVEYVKGFQGEYDNGEAGSSSMMLSACCKHYTAYDLDRWSNYTRYIFDAQVTEQDMEDTYQPPFESCIKEGHASCLMCAYNQVNGVPACARGDLLEKARKEWGFDGYVTSDCDAVAIIYEDQQYSSSPEDSIASVLKAGMDINCGTYLLRFTESAVKSGKVQEEDIDRALLNLFSVQLRLGVFDGDHAKNRFGHLGPKNLCTQEHRELALEAVRQGIVLLKNEEGLLPLRKHEVSSVAIIGPAASYTSVYGGDYTGFPCNPTSFLEGLRSYVPRTTFAAGCMDMPCETTVGFEEAVDIAKDADIVVMVAGLNLTEETEDLDRHSLLLPGKQMDLVRSIASVSKKPLILVLIGGGPIDVSFAKEDPLVASILWIGYPGEVGGQALAEALFGDLNPGGRLPVTWYPESFTSVPMTDMNMRADPSRGYPGRTYRFYTGKAVYEFGYGLSYSNYSYKFLSMPEKIRLARSSAMRGRLDVVHIEEVASCDAMRFHVQVSVINNGGVDGSHTVLLFYRSGTNVRGVPQKQLIGFERVRTTCYEATEVTILVDPCKHLSTVNEHGQRVLPLGAHVIMLEDLEHKLVIEEEETKMHDEL encoded by the exons ATGAGGTTGCATCAGCCGCTGCAAtggatcctcctcttcttcttccttttggcCGCCTCCTTCGATCCCCTGGCCACCAGCCTCTCCAGTGATGATGCCCAACTCCCCAAGGTGCCATGCGAGTCCCCGTACtactcctccttccccttctgcAACACATCCCTCCCCGTCGCCGTTCGCGCCCGCAACCTCGTCTCCCTCCTCACCCTTCCGGAGAAGATCCAGCAGCTCTCCAACACCGCCGGTGCCGTACCCCGCCTCGGCCTCCCGACCTTCGAGTGGTGGTCCGAGTCCCTCCATGGCATCGCGGTCAACGGCCCCGGCGTCGCCTTCAACGGCTCCGTCCGCGCCGCCACCGAGTTCCCCCAGGTCATCCTCACTGCCGCCGCCTTCAACCGTACGCTGTGGCGCGCCGTGGCCCGCGCCATCGCCGTCGAGGCCCGGGCCATGTACAACGTCGGCCAGGCCGGCCTCACCTACTGGGCACCCAACATCAACATCTTCCGGGACCCGCGGTGGGGCCGGGGCCAGGAGACGCCCGGCGAGGACCCGCTTGTGGCGTCCGAGTACGCCGTCGAGTACGTGAAGGGATTCCAGGGGGAGTACGACAACGGCGAAGCCGGCAGCAGTTCTATGATGCTTTCCGCCTGCTGCAAGCACTACACCGCTTATGATTTGGACAGAtggagcaattacaccagatataTCTTCGATGCGCAG GTGACGGAGCAGGACATGGAGGACACATACCAGCCTCCATTTGAGAGCTGCATCAAAGAAGGTCATGCGAGTTGTCTCATGTGTGCCTACAATCAGGTCAATGGTGTGCCTGCTTGTGCTCGGGGTGACCTCTTAGAGAAAGCACGAAAAGAATGGGGATTCGACGG ATATGTTACCTCCGACTGTGATGCTGTTGCGATAATTTATGAAGATCAGCAGTACTCCTCTTCACCTGAAGATTCGATTGCTTCTGTTCTAAAAGCAG GAATGGATATCAATTGTGGAACGTATCTGCTTCGGTTCACTGAGTCAGCAGTTAAGTCGGGAAAGGTTCAAGAAGAAGACATCGACCGAGCACTACTTAATCTGTTCTCTGTTCAGCTGAGACTTGGGGTCTTCGATGGTGACCATGCAAAGAATCGATTTGGGCACCTAGGACCCAAGAATCTCTGTACTCAGGAGCACAGGGAGCTCGCTCTCGAAGCAGTGAGACAGGGCATTGTCCTTTTGAAGAATGAAGAAGGTCTTCTTCCCCTAAGGAAGCATGAGGTGAGTTCTGTGGCAATAATCGGTCCGGCTGCCAGTTACACAAGCGTATATGGTGGTGATTACACAG GCTTTCCTTGCAATCCAACAAGCTTTTTGGAAGGCCTCCGATCATATGTTCCAAGAACAACATTTGCTGCTGGTTGCATGGATATGCCCTGTGAAACAACGGTTGGATTTGAGGAAGCTGTTGACATTGCCAAAGATGCTGACATAGTCGTCATGGTTGCTGGACTCAATCTAACAGAAGAAACGGAAGATCTTGATCGGCACAGCCTCCTGCTGCCGGGCAAGCAGATGGATCTCGTAAGGTCCATCGCCAGTGTGAGTAAGAAACCACTGATACTAGTCCTAATCGGTGGTGGACCTATCGATGTCTCGTTCGCAAAAGAAGATCCATTAGTTGCTAGTATTCTTTGGATTGGATACCCAGGTGAAGTTGGTGGGCAAGCACTTGCAGAGGCTCTCTTTGGAGATCTCAACCCAG GGGGTAGGCTGCCTGTGACTTGGTACCCGGAGTCCTTTACCAGTGTCCCTATGACCGATATGAACATGAGAGCTGATCCTTCACGAGGTTACCCTGGGCGAACGTATCGATTCTACACAGGGAAGGCAGTCTATGAGTTCGGATATGGGTTGAGTTATTCCAACTACTCTTATAAGTTCTTATCGATGCCTGAAAAGATTAGACTGGCACGATCATCTGCTATGAGAGGTAGGCTGGATGTCGTGCATATTGAGGAGGTCGCGTCCTGCGATGCTATGAGATTTCATGTACAGGTATCAGTCATCAACAATGGTGGTGTGGATGGGAGTCACACTGTTCTACTGTTTTATAGATCAGGAACAAACGTCAGAGGCGTTCCACAGAAGCAATTGATTGGCTTCGAGCGTGTGAGAACAACATGCTATG
- the LOC103988733 gene encoding probable galacturonosyltransferase-like 3, which translates to MALSPFVAAVGILFVATFSFGWALPATSELPRFREAPAFRNGPSCVSAPTIHIAVTLDAAYLRGSLAGVLSILRHSSCPESITFHFLATRPRRFRPAVAASFPSLTFDVYRFDPALVRGLISSSVRRALDQPLNYARIYLADILPRSVRRVIYFDSDLVVVDDVARLWATDLAPDHVLAAPEYCHANFTSYFTDRFWSDPVFPRSLSGRRRPPCYFNTGVMVMDLDRWRAGGYTRKLEGWMEVQKREARIYELGSLPPFLLVFAGEVKGVEHRWNQHGLGGDNVEGLCRDLHPGPVSLLHWSGKGKPWLRLDAGRPCPLDALWAPYDLLRRDGHDDLFTDI; encoded by the coding sequence ATGGCTCTTTCTCCCTTTGTCGCGGCGGTGGGGATCCTGTTCGTCGCGACCTTCTCCTTCGGGTGGGCATTGCCGGCCACTTCGGAGCTGCCCCGCTTCCGCGAGGCCCCGGCGTTCCGTAACGGGCCCAGCTGCGTCTCCGCCCCCACCATTCACATCGCCGTGACCCTCGATGCCGCCTACCTCCGCGGCTCCCTTGCTGGCGTGCTCTCCATCCTCCGCCACTCCTCCTGTCCGGAATCTATAACATTCCACTTCCTCGCCACCCGACCCCGCCGCTTCCGCCCCGCCGTGGCCGCCTCCTTCCCCTCCCTCACCTTCGACGTCTACCGCTTCGACCCCGCCCTCGTCCGCGGCCTTATCTCCTCCTCTGTCCGCCGTGCCCTCGACCAGCCCCTCAACTACGCCCGCATCTACCTCGCCGACATCCTCCCCCGCTCCGTCCGCCGGGTCATCTACTTCGACTCTGACCTGGTCGTCGTCGACGATGTCGCCCGCCTCTGGGCCACCGACCTCGCCCCGGACCACGTCCTCGCCGCCCCTGAGTACTGCCACGCCAACTTCACCTCCTACTTCACTGACCGGTTCTGGTCCGACCCGGTCTTCCCCCGCTCCCTCTCCGGCCGTCGCCGCCCCCCCTGCTACTTCAACACCGGCGTCATGGTCATGGACCTCGACCGGTGGCGAGCCGGGGGTTACACCCGAAAGCTCGAGGGCTGGATGGAGGTGCAGAAGCGGGAGGCAAGGATCTACGAGCTGGGCTCGCTGCCGCCGTTTCTGCTGGTCTTCGCCGGCGAGGTCAAGGGGGTGGAGCATCGGTGGAACCAGCACGGCCTAGGCGGGGACAACGTGGAGGGCCTGTGCCGGGACCTTCACCCGGGCCCCGTGAGCCTGCTCCACTGGAGCGGCAAGGGGAAGCCGTGGCTCCGCCTCGACGCCGGCCGCCCGTGCCCTCTCGACGCACTCTGGGCGCCCTACGACCTTCTCCGCCGTGACGGCCACGACGACCTCTTCACCGACATCTAA